The following proteins come from a genomic window of Limosilactobacillus reuteri:
- the glyA gene encoding serine hydroxymethyltransferase produces MNYGKKSPQLWAAIENEEQRQQDTIELIASENIVSDAVREAQGSVLTNKYAEGYPNKRYYGGCEFIDQVEQLAIDYAKKLFNAAYVNVQPHSGSQANMAVYQALLKPGDVILGMGMDAGGHLTHGATVNFSGKLYKTYGYGLNPDTEELDYDEIMDLAKKVKPQLIVAGASAYSRIIDWQAFRKTADEVGAYLMVDMAHIAGLVATGAHPSPLPIADVVTTTTHKTLRGPRGGMILSKSTELGRKINSAVFPGIQGGPLEHVIAGKAQAFYEDLQPEYAEYIQQVVKNAQAMEKVFNTSKQIRVVSGKTENHLLVLDLTKTGLTGKDAQNLLDRVHITTNKEAIPNDPRSPFITSGLRIGTPAITSRGFKEEDAQKVAELISTALTNPTDEECLQEVAKGVHELTTKYPIN; encoded by the coding sequence ATGAATTATGGTAAAAAATCACCCCAATTATGGGCAGCCATTGAGAATGAAGAACAACGCCAGCAAGATACGATTGAGCTAATTGCCTCCGAAAATATCGTTTCAGATGCTGTTCGTGAAGCGCAGGGATCAGTTCTAACAAATAAGTATGCTGAAGGATATCCTAATAAGCGGTATTACGGTGGTTGTGAGTTTATAGATCAAGTTGAACAATTGGCAATTGATTATGCTAAAAAATTATTCAATGCAGCATATGTAAATGTTCAACCTCATTCCGGATCACAAGCTAACATGGCAGTTTATCAAGCACTCCTCAAACCCGGAGATGTGATTTTAGGGATGGGAATGGATGCTGGTGGGCACCTAACTCATGGCGCAACAGTTAATTTTAGTGGAAAATTATATAAAACGTATGGCTATGGCCTAAATCCAGATACTGAAGAGCTTGATTATGATGAAATTATGGATTTAGCTAAAAAAGTAAAACCGCAATTAATCGTTGCGGGAGCTTCTGCCTATAGTCGGATTATTGATTGGCAGGCATTTCGTAAGACTGCTGATGAAGTGGGGGCTTACTTGATGGTTGATATGGCTCATATCGCCGGATTAGTAGCAACTGGTGCCCATCCAAGTCCACTTCCAATTGCCGATGTTGTAACCACCACTACCCATAAAACTCTTCGGGGCCCACGGGGAGGAATGATCCTCTCTAAATCAACTGAGTTAGGACGGAAAATTAATTCAGCCGTTTTCCCTGGAATCCAGGGTGGACCGTTGGAACATGTGATTGCGGGTAAAGCACAAGCATTTTATGAAGATTTGCAACCAGAATATGCGGAATATATCCAACAAGTTGTAAAAAATGCTCAAGCAATGGAAAAAGTATTTAATACTAGTAAACAGATTCGGGTGGTTTCAGGAAAAACTGAAAATCACCTTCTCGTTCTGGACCTTACGAAGACTGGTTTAACAGGAAAAGATGCGCAAAATCTCCTTGACCGTGTCCACATTACAACCAATAAAGAGGCTATTCCGAATGACCCACGAAGTCCATTTATTACAAGTGGTTTGCGGATTGGTACTCCTGCTATTACCAGCCGAGGATTTAAGGAAGAGGATGCGCAAAAAGTTGCGGAATTAATCAGTACAGCTTTAACCAATCCAACCGATGAAGAGTGTCTACAAGAAGTAGCAAAAGGTGTGCATGAACTAACCACAAAGTATCCGATTAACTAA
- the upp gene encoding uracil phosphoribosyltransferase has protein sequence MGKFEVLDHPLIQHKLTMIRDKNVGTKFFRETVKEISTLMAYEVARDMPLKDVEIETPIAKTTQKELAGKKVAIIPILRAGIGMVDGMTDLIPAAKIGFIGMYRDEETLKPHEYFVKLPNDITERQLFIVDPMLATGGSAMMAIEALKKRGCSENNMKFACLVAAPEGVKAVRDAYPDVDIYTAGLDDYLNEDGYIVPGLGDAGDRLFGTK, from the coding sequence ATGGGTAAATTTGAAGTGTTAGATCATCCATTGATTCAGCACAAGCTAACAATGATTCGGGATAAAAATGTTGGGACAAAGTTTTTCCGGGAAACAGTCAAGGAAATTTCAACTTTAATGGCTTATGAAGTTGCACGCGACATGCCATTGAAGGATGTTGAAATTGAAACGCCAATTGCTAAAACAACTCAAAAAGAATTGGCTGGTAAAAAGGTAGCGATTATTCCAATTCTTCGGGCAGGAATCGGAATGGTTGATGGGATGACTGATCTTATCCCAGCAGCTAAAATTGGTTTTATCGGAATGTACCGGGATGAAGAAACCTTAAAGCCACATGAATACTTTGTTAAGTTGCCTAATGATATTACAGAACGGCAACTATTCATCGTTGACCCAATGCTAGCAACTGGTGGTTCAGCAATGATGGCAATCGAAGCCTTAAAAAAGCGCGGTTGCTCCGAAAACAACATGAAATTTGCTTGCTTAGTTGCAGCCCCTGAAGGAGTTAAGGCTGTGCGCGACGCTTATCCAGATGTCGATATTTATACCGCGGGACTTGATGATTATCTTAATGAAGATGGGTATATTGTTCCTGGCTTAGGTGATGCTGGTGACCGTCTTTTTGGTACTAAGTAG
- the ptsP gene encoding phosphoenolpyruvate--protein phosphotransferase: METQINGIAASDGVGIAPAYLLTKPNLNFEKYHISDPNSEKARLHRAFDKIIQKLKETKKKLVDKLNAEDLAIFDTHIAILNDPEMIKQVENRITNQLLNAESAFTEVITKMIKTLQAMTGNEYMQERATDFQNIQDQALAELEGKKLPNLRELDHPVIIVAHSIGPADTSQMDGRFVKGIITDLGGRTSHAAIMARSLQIPAIVGCNDITKKVQNGQRVIVDGFEGSAIIEPSTNDVKQYQKIADKFMNVRQQWKKMVNQPSVTADGQQYKISANIGSSVDISSAIKNGADGVGLFRTEFLYMKSDHLPTEEEQFNAYRRAVEQLNGKRLVVRTLDIGGDKPLQFMPLPKEMNPFLGYRAIRIALDWPEMFRTQLRALLRASEFGKINIMFPMITTLEELQTAKNIYYEEQQKLAVDHPGIGRDIHLGIMIEVPLAALNADRLASEVDFFSIGTNDLIQYCFAADRGNDSVSYLYQPLNPTFLKLIKHIIDAGHAHDTTVAMCGEMAGDRYALPLLIGMGLDIYSMSASSILRTRSMMKQLDSKKCQKLYQQAVTTCDSMTRVKQLVQNWLVTN; the protein is encoded by the coding sequence ATGGAGACCCAAATTAATGGAATCGCAGCCAGTGATGGAGTAGGAATTGCACCGGCTTACTTATTAACGAAGCCTAATCTTAATTTTGAAAAGTATCATATTAGTGACCCCAATAGTGAAAAAGCAAGATTACATCGAGCTTTTGATAAGATCATTCAAAAACTAAAAGAGACTAAGAAGAAACTTGTTGATAAACTTAATGCAGAAGATCTAGCAATTTTTGATACTCATATTGCAATCTTAAATGATCCGGAAATGATTAAACAAGTTGAAAACCGAATCACCAATCAACTCTTAAATGCGGAATCAGCTTTTACGGAAGTAATTACTAAGATGATTAAAACCCTGCAGGCAATGACTGGAAATGAATATATGCAAGAGCGAGCAACTGATTTTCAAAATATTCAAGACCAGGCTTTAGCAGAATTAGAAGGAAAGAAGCTTCCTAATTTACGTGAACTAGATCACCCCGTCATTATAGTCGCTCATTCAATTGGCCCGGCAGATACTTCACAGATGGATGGTCGTTTTGTTAAAGGCATTATTACCGATTTGGGTGGGCGAACTAGTCATGCAGCGATCATGGCTCGTTCTTTACAGATTCCGGCAATTGTTGGATGCAACGACATAACTAAAAAGGTGCAGAATGGCCAACGAGTAATTGTTGATGGATTTGAGGGTAGTGCAATTATTGAACCCTCAACAAACGATGTTAAACAATACCAAAAAATTGCAGATAAGTTTATGAATGTCCGTCAGCAATGGAAAAAAATGGTTAATCAGCCCTCGGTAACCGCTGATGGGCAGCAGTATAAGATTTCAGCCAATATTGGTTCTTCAGTGGATATTTCATCAGCAATAAAAAATGGTGCTGATGGTGTTGGCTTATTTCGAACTGAATTTCTTTATATGAAAAGTGACCACCTCCCAACTGAAGAAGAGCAGTTTAATGCCTATCGCCGCGCTGTTGAACAATTAAATGGGAAACGGCTAGTAGTTCGAACTTTAGATATTGGTGGAGATAAACCGCTTCAGTTCATGCCTTTGCCTAAAGAAATGAATCCATTCCTTGGTTACCGAGCTATTCGGATTGCTCTTGATTGGCCAGAAATGTTTAGGACTCAGCTGCGGGCCTTACTCCGAGCATCCGAGTTTGGGAAGATTAATATTATGTTTCCAATGATTACCACGCTTGAGGAATTGCAAACAGCTAAGAACATATATTATGAGGAACAGCAGAAATTAGCTGTTGACCATCCAGGGATTGGCAGAGATATCCATCTTGGCATAATGATTGAAGTTCCATTAGCCGCATTAAATGCTGATCGCCTAGCTTCAGAAGTTGATTTTTTTAGTATTGGAACCAATGACTTAATTCAATATTGCTTTGCAGCTGACCGTGGCAATGATTCAGTTTCGTACCTTTACCAGCCGCTAAACCCAACTTTCTTAAAATTAATTAAGCATATTATTGATGCTGGTCATGCTCATGACACAACCGTAGCAATGTGTGGAGAAATGGCAGGGGATCGCTATGCCTTGCCACTATTAATCGGGATGGGTTTGGATATTTATTCGATGAGTGCTAGCTCTATTTTACGGACACGTTCAATGATGAAGCAGTTGGATAGTAAAAAATGCCAGAAATTATATCAACAGGCCGTTACAACTTGTGATTCAATGACCAGGGTGAAGCAGTTAGTTCAAAATTGGTTGGTAACAAACTAA
- a CDS encoding YibE/F family protein has protein sequence MIRQYWTKQRIWLLIFLMVVGIGALLFTSHNERFYQKPIAKVISEKTVSKQRVKDQFDNVDHQYTQQLQVKLMNGKYRGQKLTVQNTYSDSQPMDQRYRAGNEVFLTQLRKRGGKLTANVNGYKRDTVIVFLLWLVILMLLLLMGRAGLFAFLSVVINALLFIIAIEIDLKQNGQHIMLLFSILAIIFTFISLLLVLGFSKKMLATFAATVIGTFVALGVSMLVFIWTHERGIYYESMEYVTQVPRPLFLAETLLGSLGAVMDESSDIIATLFELKQLNPAVTPKQLFISGRNVGKSIMGPLINVLFLIFMVDTFTGSLLYIKNGNSWGYTYAMNMSLGTIQSLISGIGIVLSVPLVSLFGALLLGKKVQR, from the coding sequence GTGATTAGGCAATACTGGACAAAGCAAAGAATCTGGTTATTAATTTTTTTAATGGTCGTCGGGATTGGTGCTCTCTTATTTACTAGCCATAATGAGCGCTTCTATCAGAAGCCAATCGCTAAAGTAATTAGTGAAAAAACGGTGAGTAAACAAAGAGTAAAAGACCAGTTTGACAATGTTGACCACCAATATACTCAACAACTCCAAGTAAAACTAATGAATGGTAAATATCGCGGGCAAAAATTAACAGTCCAAAATACATATAGTGATTCGCAACCGATGGATCAACGTTATCGGGCAGGGAATGAAGTGTTTTTAACTCAGCTTCGTAAACGAGGCGGAAAACTAACCGCCAATGTTAACGGTTATAAGCGCGATACAGTAATCGTTTTCTTGCTTTGGCTTGTTATCTTGATGTTGCTTCTCCTTATGGGGCGTGCAGGGTTGTTCGCATTCTTAAGCGTAGTAATTAATGCTCTTTTGTTTATAATTGCAATTGAGATTGACCTAAAACAAAATGGTCAGCATATTATGCTGCTTTTTAGTATTCTTGCCATAATTTTTACGTTTATTAGCTTATTGTTAGTTCTTGGGTTTAGTAAAAAGATGTTGGCGACTTTTGCGGCAACGGTTATTGGGACGTTTGTTGCCTTGGGAGTAAGTATGCTTGTATTTATATGGACGCATGAGCGGGGGATTTACTATGAATCAATGGAATATGTTACGCAAGTTCCCCGGCCACTTTTTTTGGCTGAAACATTATTAGGATCTTTAGGGGCGGTAATGGATGAATCAAGTGATATTATCGCCACTCTTTTTGAACTAAAGCAGTTAAATCCAGCTGTTACCCCTAAACAGTTATTTATCTCTGGACGCAATGTTGGTAAGTCAATTATGGGACCGTTAATAAATGTTTTATTTTTAATTTTTATGGTGGATACTTTTACCGGTAGTCTTTTGTATATCAAAAACGGTAACTCATGGGGATATACCTATGCAATGAATATGAGCTTAGGGACCATTCAGAGCCTGATTAGTGGGATTGGGATTGTCCTTTCAGTTCCTCTTGTAAGTCTATTCGGGGCATTATTATTAGGGAAGAAGGTGCAAAGATGA
- a CDS encoding YibE/F family protein, with translation MTTITGLGLVLLILMVLVGGKQGWTAFLSLLLNFGFLYFAIILVAFHVPTLFVTVTIGITILAITIFMGEDDLRTTVTAFYASLIVVCLILVLIFIIEHWAMVQGFGTEDSDELEGMSTLIGISYFKVSVTTTILSSLGAIAEAAMAISSGLTEILENHPERTNRQLIHSGMAIGQQIIGTTFNTLFFGFFGGFLALFIWFLGLHYSFGAIMNNKIFVAEMIEILIAFIGVLITVPMTAWVMTKRRKSVIDNYPKTK, from the coding sequence ATGACGACAATTACGGGCCTTGGTTTGGTTTTACTAATTTTGATGGTCCTTGTGGGAGGAAAACAGGGCTGGACCGCTTTTTTAAGCTTGCTTCTTAACTTTGGCTTTTTATATTTTGCAATTATTTTAGTCGCGTTTCATGTTCCCACGTTATTTGTAACGGTGACTATTGGAATCACAATTTTGGCGATAACCATTTTCATGGGAGAGGATGATTTGCGGACAACCGTGACGGCCTTTTATGCTTCACTCATCGTGGTATGCTTAATTTTAGTGCTGATCTTTATTATTGAGCACTGGGCAATGGTACAAGGCTTTGGAACAGAAGATAGCGATGAGTTAGAAGGGATGTCAACTTTAATTGGAATTAGTTATTTCAAGGTTTCTGTTACTACTACTATTTTGAGTTCTCTCGGAGCAATTGCGGAAGCAGCAATGGCAATCTCCTCTGGGCTTACGGAAATCCTTGAGAATCATCCCGAAAGAACTAATCGTCAATTGATTCATAGTGGGATGGCGATTGGACAACAGATTATTGGAACGACTTTCAATACGCTTTTCTTTGGCTTCTTTGGTGGATTCTTAGCACTATTTATTTGGTTCTTAGGTCTTCACTATTCCTTTGGTGCAATTATGAATAATAAAATTTTTGTGGCAGAAATGATTGAAATTCTGATTGCTTTCATTGGGGTATTGATCACTGTTCCCATGACTGCTTGGGTGATGACAAAGCGTCGTAAATCCGTTATTGACAATTACCCTAAAACAAAGTAA
- a CDS encoding solute carrier family 23 protein: MAHRDNVVLDVDERPAPWQWFGLSLQHMFSMFGSTVLVPILVGLNPGIALFSSGVGTLMYLLITKHKIPAYMGSSFSFVVPMMALMKTTGYPGIAQGTIAVGCVYLIVSVIVTLVGSQWIDRILPPIVVGPIVVVIGLSLAGTAAKDATINSATGHYDLRFFAVAMLTMAITVIFNMYFKGFLGLIPILMGIVAGYIIAVLFGIVDFSSVAHAHWFSLPDFQIPLVDYHPQLYWGAILSMAPIAFVTMTEHLGHIMVLNELTERNYFKEPGLNHTLAGDGTASIIAGFVGGPPVTSYGENIGVMAITRVHSVYVIAGAAVFAIFFSFIGKLSALIESIPSPVIGGISFLLFGVIASSGLRVMIENKIDFNEKRNLMISSVILVIGIGNAYLQLGKYQFSGLAVAAVLGIIMNLILPQKAKSEM, from the coding sequence ATGGCACACCGTGATAATGTTGTTTTAGATGTAGACGAACGGCCAGCTCCTTGGCAGTGGTTTGGTCTATCCTTGCAACATATGTTTTCTATGTTTGGCTCCACTGTTTTAGTCCCAATCTTGGTAGGATTAAATCCAGGAATTGCCTTGTTTAGTTCAGGGGTAGGGACCCTGATGTATTTACTCATTACTAAGCATAAGATTCCGGCTTATATGGGATCGAGTTTCTCATTTGTTGTCCCGATGATGGCCTTAATGAAAACTACTGGTTATCCGGGGATTGCACAAGGGACTATTGCAGTTGGGTGCGTATATTTAATCGTATCAGTAATTGTAACGCTGGTTGGTTCACAATGGATTGATCGCATTCTGCCACCAATTGTTGTTGGTCCGATTGTTGTTGTAATCGGGCTGTCATTAGCAGGGACAGCCGCTAAAGATGCTACCATCAATTCAGCTACTGGCCATTATGATTTACGTTTTTTTGCGGTCGCAATGCTTACGATGGCAATAACTGTTATCTTCAATATGTATTTTAAAGGATTCCTCGGTCTAATTCCGATTTTGATGGGGATTGTTGCTGGTTATATTATTGCGGTCTTGTTTGGCATTGTGGACTTTTCTTCAGTTGCGCATGCACATTGGTTTAGTTTGCCCGACTTTCAGATTCCGCTTGTTGATTATCATCCCCAATTATACTGGGGTGCGATTTTGAGTATGGCACCGATCGCCTTTGTTACCATGACAGAACACTTGGGTCATATTATGGTTCTGAATGAGTTGACTGAACGAAATTACTTCAAGGAACCAGGATTGAACCATACGCTTGCCGGAGATGGGACGGCTTCAATTATTGCCGGATTCGTTGGCGGACCGCCCGTAACTAGTTATGGTGAAAATATTGGGGTAATGGCAATCACGCGTGTCCATTCAGTTTACGTTATTGCTGGAGCAGCTGTATTTGCCATCTTCTTTAGCTTTATTGGCAAATTAAGCGCCTTGATTGAATCTATCCCTTCACCGGTTATCGGCGGGATTTCATTCCTGTTATTTGGTGTGATTGCCTCTAGTGGATTGCGCGTAATGATTGAAAACAAGATTGATTTTAATGAAAAAAGAAATTTGATGATTTCATCAGTTATTTTAGTAATTGGGATTGGGAATGCCTATCTTCAATTAGGAAAATATCAATTCTCTGGATTAGCTGTTGCAGCTGTCCTCGGGATAATAATGAATTTAATCCTTCCACAAAAAGCCAAAAGTGAAATGTAG
- the atpB gene encoding F0F1 ATP synthase subunit A produces MGGDALTYKFFGLTFNITNIVSGLIIYAIVFFTLYGMSRKIQMKPTGAQNVFEWLVDFTNGIVRSQMPASEQGHYSFFAFVLFVFIFFANQFGLIFQFHWNGAEILRSPTADPVVTLTLSLMVMVLAFAAGVAHNGLGGYLKGYTKPFTLMLPVNIIEDFANFLTLGLRIFGNIFAGELLMSLIANMAFSHGPLTIIPGLLLELAWQGFSVFIGSIQAYVFVTLTTVYISRKISE; encoded by the coding sequence ATGGGCGGTGATGCTTTAACTTATAAGTTTTTCGGACTCACGTTCAATATTACGAACATTGTTTCTGGACTGATTATCTACGCAATCGTGTTCTTCACTCTTTACGGGATGTCACGAAAGATCCAAATGAAGCCTACTGGTGCACAAAACGTATTTGAGTGGCTAGTTGACTTTACTAACGGAATTGTGCGAAGCCAGATGCCAGCATCCGAACAAGGTCACTATAGTTTCTTTGCCTTTGTTTTGTTTGTCTTCATCTTCTTTGCAAACCAATTCGGTTTAATTTTCCAATTCCATTGGAACGGAGCTGAAATACTTAGAAGTCCAACGGCAGATCCAGTTGTTACGTTAACACTTTCTTTAATGGTAATGGTATTAGCATTCGCTGCTGGAGTAGCACATAATGGTCTTGGTGGATACCTGAAAGGATACACTAAACCATTTACTTTAATGCTCCCTGTTAACATTATCGAAGACTTTGCTAACTTCTTAACTCTTGGTCTCCGTATTTTTGGTAACATTTTTGCCGGTGAACTTTTAATGAGTTTGATTGCCAACATGGCATTCTCACATGGACCTTTAACCATTATTCCAGGATTGCTCTTGGAACTAGCATGGCAAGGATTCTCCGTATTTATTGGTTCAATTCAGGCATATGTCTTTGTAACATTAACAACGGTTTATATTTCTCGGAAGATTTCCGAATAA
- the atpE gene encoding F0F1 ATP synthase subunit C, giving the protein MALGAIAAGLAAMGAAIGGGIGDGILIGHTVDSIARQPELQSRLQATMFIGVGLIEAMPIIAIVIGFLVMNK; this is encoded by the coding sequence ATGGCATTAGGAGCAATTGCTGCAGGACTCGCGGCTATGGGTGCCGCTATCGGTGGTGGTATCGGTGACGGTATCTTAATCGGACACACAGTTGACAGTATCGCACGTCAACCAGAATTACAAAGTAGATTACAAGCAACGATGTTTATTGGTGTTGGTTTGATTGAAGCCATGCCTATTATTGCCATCGTTATTGGCTTCCTTGTTATGAACAAGTAA
- the atpF gene encoding F0F1 ATP synthase subunit B yields MFVNSVLAESNSLYIGDLVFYIVTFIILMLLVKHFAWKPVTDMMKKRADKIANDIDNAAHSRESAEKMAVKRQAELQSSRQEAAEIVSNAKKSGETQRAQIVETAQKDAQALKQQAQKDAEQARRDALNSAKDDVANLSIEIASKLIQKELKADDQKELIDSYIEGLVEHES; encoded by the coding sequence ATGTTTGTAAACAGTGTGTTAGCTGAATCAAACAGTTTATACATTGGTGACTTGGTATTCTACATCGTTACTTTTATCATCTTAATGCTATTAGTTAAGCATTTTGCTTGGAAACCAGTAACAGATATGATGAAGAAACGTGCAGATAAGATTGCTAATGACATTGATAATGCTGCTCATTCACGTGAAAGTGCTGAAAAGATGGCTGTAAAGCGACAAGCTGAGTTACAAAGCTCACGGCAAGAAGCTGCTGAGATTGTAAGTAATGCTAAAAAGTCTGGGGAAACTCAGCGGGCACAAATTGTTGAAACAGCGCAAAAAGATGCCCAAGCTCTCAAGCAACAAGCACAAAAAGATGCTGAGCAAGCACGTCGCGATGCATTAAATAGTGCTAAGGATGACGTTGCAAACTTATCTATTGAGATTGCTTCCAAACTCATCCAAAAAGAATTAAAGGCAGACGATCAAAAAGAATTGATCGATTCCTATATCGAAGGGTTGGTAGAACATGAGTCTTGA
- the atpH gene encoding ATP synthase F1 subunit delta codes for MSLDEKTVADRYAKALFELVDADNELDQTYQELIALRQVFEDNEGLDAALAGVQLSLDEKKSLIKDLQQGASKYVANLIQMVFDYGRIDCMVAIIDEFERRYDRKMKRMHADVTTAIQLDKQQEDQLKANLAKRFDANEVTLTEHVDPEILGGVIVHVDNKTLDGSLSSKIKQIRRLLVR; via the coding sequence ATGAGTCTTGATGAGAAGACAGTTGCTGATCGCTATGCGAAAGCACTGTTTGAATTGGTCGATGCTGATAACGAACTCGATCAAACTTATCAAGAATTGATTGCTTTACGCCAAGTCTTTGAGGACAACGAGGGATTGGACGCCGCACTTGCGGGAGTTCAACTGTCACTTGATGAAAAGAAATCATTGATTAAGGATTTACAGCAAGGTGCTTCAAAGTATGTTGCAAACTTAATTCAAATGGTTTTCGATTACGGCCGTATTGACTGCATGGTCGCAATTATTGATGAGTTTGAACGGCGGTATGACCGTAAAATGAAGCGGATGCATGCTGACGTTACCACAGCGATCCAACTCGATAAACAACAAGAGGATCAACTGAAGGCTAATCTTGCAAAACGTTTTGATGCTAATGAAGTTACCTTAACAGAACATGTTGATCCAGAAATTTTAGGTGGGGTTATTGTCCATGTTGATAATAAGACATTAGATGGTAGTCTCAGCTCAAAGATTAAGCAAATTCGTCGTTTACTAGTTAGATAA
- the atpA gene encoding F0F1 ATP synthase subunit alpha, translating to MSIKTEEISSLIKKQLANYQDKVSVEETGTVTYVGDGVTRADGLDNAMAGELLEFSNGVYGMAQNLESNDVGIVILGDYTGIREGDTVKRTGRIMEVPVGDALLGRVVDSLGRPIDGLGEIKTDKTRPIERKAPGVMERKSVSVPLQTGIKVIDALVPIGRGQRELIIGDRKTGKTAIALDTIINQKNQDVICIYVAIGQKESTVRASVETLRKYGALDYTIVVSASASNPAPMLYIAPYAGAAMGEEFMFNGKDVLIVYDDLSKQADAYRELSLILRRPPGREAYPGDIFYTHSRLLERAARLSDDLGGGSMTALPIIQTQAGDVSAYIPTNVISITDGQIFLDSDEFYAGQRPAIDAGTSVSRVGGDAQIKAMKKVAGTLRLDIASYNELASFAQFGSDLDAATQAKLARGQRTMEVLKQGLHDPLPVEEQVVTLFALSRGFIDKVEIEDVQRYESELAAYMHANHQDLYDTIKKTGKLPEGDDLQNAVAKFSETFQGTKKQVAKEK from the coding sequence ATGAGCATTAAAACTGAGGAAATCAGTTCACTCATCAAAAAACAACTCGCCAACTACCAAGACAAAGTATCTGTCGAAGAAACCGGTACTGTTACCTATGTTGGTGATGGTGTTACTCGTGCCGATGGCTTAGATAATGCTATGGCTGGTGAGTTGCTCGAATTTAGTAACGGGGTCTACGGAATGGCTCAAAACCTCGAAAGTAATGATGTAGGTATTGTTATTTTAGGGGATTACACAGGCATTCGTGAAGGAGACACCGTTAAGCGGACGGGTCGAATCATGGAAGTACCCGTTGGCGATGCATTATTAGGACGGGTTGTTGACTCATTAGGTCGTCCAATTGACGGTCTTGGTGAGATTAAGACAGATAAAACTCGTCCAATTGAACGTAAGGCTCCAGGTGTTATGGAGCGTAAGAGTGTTAGTGTGCCACTTCAAACTGGTATTAAGGTTATTGATGCCTTAGTTCCAATTGGACGTGGTCAGCGTGAATTGATTATTGGTGACCGTAAGACAGGTAAAACTGCCATTGCGTTAGACACCATTATTAACCAAAAGAACCAAGACGTAATTTGTATTTACGTTGCTATTGGTCAAAAAGAATCAACTGTTCGGGCTAGTGTTGAAACCCTTCGTAAGTATGGAGCATTAGATTACACAATTGTTGTTTCAGCTAGTGCTTCAAACCCTGCTCCAATGCTATACATTGCGCCATATGCAGGGGCTGCGATGGGTGAAGAATTTATGTTCAACGGTAAAGATGTTCTTATTGTTTATGATGATTTATCAAAACAAGCGGATGCATACCGTGAACTTTCATTAATTCTTCGTCGTCCTCCTGGTCGTGAAGCTTACCCTGGTGATATTTTCTATACTCACTCACGGTTGCTAGAGCGTGCTGCTCGTTTGTCTGATGATCTTGGTGGTGGTTCAATGACCGCTTTACCAATCATTCAGACGCAAGCTGGTGATGTTTCTGCATATATTCCTACTAACGTTATTTCTATTACTGATGGTCAGATCTTCTTAGATTCAGATGAATTCTATGCAGGTCAACGTCCAGCCATTGATGCTGGTACTTCAGTTTCTCGTGTTGGTGGTGACGCTCAGATCAAAGCAATGAAGAAAGTTGCTGGTACTTTGCGTTTGGATATTGCTTCATACAACGAATTAGCATCCTTTGCTCAATTCGGTTCCGACCTTGATGCAGCTACGCAAGCTAAATTGGCTCGTGGTCAACGGACTATGGAAGTCTTGAAGCAGGGATTGCATGATCCACTGCCAGTAGAAGAACAAGTTGTAACATTATTTGCTCTTTCACGTGGTTTTATCGATAAAGTCGAAATTGAAGATGTTCAACGTTACGAAAGTGAATTGGCTGCTTATATGCATGCTAACCACCAGGACCTCTACGACACCATTAAGAAGACTGGTAAGCTACCAGAAGGCGATGACTTGCAAAATGCTGTTGCTAAGTTCTCTGAAACATTTCAAGGAACTAAAAAGCAAGTCGCTAAAGAAAAATAG